The genomic region taaaatattaaactgtaaggtaattatattaattaaatgaaaaaatatataacaatttaattaaataaataaaaattgaaaaataaaaattattattaatacatttcgGTTAATAGTAAAAAGATAATAACAAAATAATTCTAGAAAGTTCCATCATTTTATTTTAAGATGATATCTTATAttatatgtgtattatatatatatatatatatatatatatatatatatatatatatatatatatatatatatatatatatatatatatatatatatatataccgaaagcacatatatatatgtatgttatttttttATTCTTAAATACAATTATTTATCTACTATTTtttgaaaaaatatatatttatatatatatcgactatttattaaatataaatattaaaattttatttttataaacacataattattatttatataaagatatgataattattatatctgAATTTTATATgtgaatttaataataatatttaaattattattaagataacataataaattaatataatatattaagttTAATACTATAAATTTATTATAAAGTATAATATCATCTTTATTTAAAAtagatttacaatatatatatatatatatatatatatatatataattacttactcatattaatataatattattatattaagacaataattatatttaaataGTTAATACAATTTGAATACTTATATAAAACAAAACTATTAATGTATTTTTAATGTTAATACAACAataactaaaactatatatatatatatatatatatatatatatatatatatatatatatatatatatatatatatatatatatatatatatatatatatttgataagcaaggaaaccctcctatgaacaagCACACTGGCTCCCctgtagaaggtaaaacctcgggtaatcaagcctcccgggcgctagacctggtaccgggtgaattgcgcattatatgcaccctctagtcacactcaccttttaaacaatttggcatagccaatgATTGAACTCGGGTGATGTGTTTCATTGGGCTaatcggtggccactcaggcaagtctgcgtggttatatatatatatatatatatatatatatatatatatatatatatatatgtaacaccccgcttttccgtacacgcttaaaggtacacacctaatctattatacgtctataacttgctcgttatgtggctaagttagctaacatgttagttacttgagaatgtgtatattataaatgttgaatgcatgcgcgaacgtgtttacctacgtgtcacgatggcattgagttgtgtgagactcaaggttggggttagtatgtgtattaaagtgagcgtttgggttattagttatggaaaccttggaaaattgattagctagtcgagggcaccagttccaggcaattgtcgcgccgcgatacaGGGCTCCGTGACGCGACACATCAAGCAAAGATTTGATCAGAACTTGGATTAAAGGGTGTTGTTTTTCATGcgtttcgtcgcgccgcgacgtttagtgccgcgccgcggcaagcctgctggccaggttccggttttaggttaaattaagagattttgaggggcaaaatggtaaatggacgtatagatcagatgggtgcattaaatctggtccactagttcatttatttcattttcctttttcattttctttcaatttctctcccaaaactctaacacccatttggattcaaagtgagattgagagaggaaggatttagggttgatctttggagcaagtattaaagttgttccttgtgactctagctacgtggtgatagtctcggtaagttctaactctaagtttcgagttttaattgattatggctagggttttggttaatagaagcttgtatgacccatttgggagtaaaatgggtgaatttgggttaggttgttgtaatgaaaccctaatggccataatctagggttttgatcttgtaattgtgagtttgaaagtgttaatggtattgtaagcattaaacacttgttagaattgaaagagatgtcatttgggtcaagaatgtactagttgacctagtttgggtaaaatgggtgtaaattaccctaggtggatgtcaattgaggctagtagactttaatgcactaatgttggtaattaaagtcgagtcttggccattaagagggcggttgtggtgtggttgggtcatttaatgcgaaattgagtcattaaatgcccaagtaaatgtaatgtggttaattccactagtttatgtattgaattggtacttaatgtattaggtacttggctttgaagtttggaagcgattattcatcatccttgcgtcaaggtgagtggaataattatgcgtgaacgtatataatgtatttatttgtgtggtatgaatgtggaagtgtcgcggtgttcaagacaccacattctaggtaacgagtagtattgtcgcggtgcttaagacactactccttgtgtaattgacttgtgggattgtcgcggtgtttaagacaccacaatgtcgtgagagtggaagtgtcgcggtgttcaagacaccactcattgtattgaatgaagtgtggattcgtcgcggtgtttaagacgccacattgttgtaagggtgagttagtcgcggtgtttaagacatcacccgggggactagtgattacgcggtgtataagtaacactagtggatgttatgaactccaacggacttacatgtaccgttctcttgtatacttggttaaccatggttgtgcgaattgtacttagcatattatattgtgaactatatgctattattgttgctagcgtaatgtggaacgtggatagtagtttatgcatgatggattgcatgtttgttgaattgctagcacgtatgtggtattgtgtaagtgtatgcaagtaagtaggttatatatgatcatgtataattattgcattcactaagcgttagcttacccctctcgttgtttatcttttagttgcaggtgaggataaagggaaggggattgtcgggcactagatgcccttgatgatgtgcttgtaggagcttttgtaagttggccaccttttgggtagtttagtcccaaaccatgctcgtcgggtcgtttggttaataaactaccattgtattcggtcaaacttgtattaacttaattaacggccattgtgccttttgtaaacattggtaatggttgtacggtttaatgaaacttgtgagttggtctacatatttaattggcgcataaatgtgtatattataaaaaaaaaaaaatttatagcgtacggagtacgggttgggttgtttcaatatatatatatatatatatatatatatatatatatatatatatatatatatatatatattatataaacaatAATTAAACaagtataataatacttataattatacaaacaattaatatataatatataacgtgAACTTATATTTTATATACTATACAAGTAACGATATTCGTGTTGTATTTCTATACACACAACACAAGTGAAAACTATAATCATAACGATAACTTATGACTTATAGAAATTTCACCGCTACTTACGATCACGTTTGGAtggtgtctaggttgccatttaggaTATGGTTGTGGATTACGAAAGGTTGTGACTTATAGTCAAACTGAAAGAATCCTTGCCCCCGGTACATCTGGCCATCCCTTGACTTACTTGATATCACCGAGGTTTGTTACAAGTTGTATAACATCAAAACATGATTGTAGTAGATACGCAAACATTAATAAAACAACTCATAAGTTAACTTATGAACTTTTATTTTCGGTTAGACAACTAATGACCaaacttatatctctaggttgagatcccggtctGCTTGTTTGCTCTTATTTCTTTTAAGGGATAACTCTTCGTCGTGCtacttaaggtgaacttcatagccacaCTTTTGCTCATTTTATTATCACTGACATTataacttggggtgagacacatgctttgtTTTTAAATTGTTTTAcgttttagacacaagtactcaaactataTGCAACCCACATGAATATTCTTATTTCATGTTTTTACACATGCtaaatccccaccataatatcgtcaattgctggtTTTTATTATGCAAGCTAAATTATTGTAGATacacctattgagagtaacgtctctatccATTGATCTCTGGTCAATTGGTTACatgataatgattaccgacacgaaCTCTAAGTGTCACGGTGTAACTTGTTTAGCTTCGATATTATACGCCCATGTCATCTTTTGATATGTTTATATCAACATTTATAACTAAATCCCGTGGTCTAAAAACAGCTtggttattatttataaacctataaattcactcaacctttgtgttgacattttaaacatgttttGTCTCGGGTGATTTAGCTAATACATGATGATTGCTTGGCATGGAGTCCACATTTatcattttatgttttattaacatTTTGTTACATTTATTTCATAATGATGTAAACGTTGAATATATTTTTCGCTGCAAAActcatttaaatgttattttaaaacgtctcatttagattcGGTCTCATTTTACACTTGTGTTATAGTATGAATAGTCACATTTACCTTTTGTCCATATTTAGGGTGTGACAAACTCTGTGCAGACGTTGTAATGGAACGGATGAAGTATTTAACGGATAGAGGTACAGAGTAATATTAGTaagtataaataaaaaataatataaatgtaaatataaataaataaattgggctgtaaaaccctaaaaaaaaaaaaaaacctagcaGCTCTCCATAAAAAGAGAGCGAGAACAAAAAGCGACGCCCAAAACCCTAAAACCATTTCTTGTCTTCTGCAATGGCGTTGTATGTTCTACACGAGTCTTCTTCAGGTTACGCTCTGTTTTTAGCTCACGGTATTGACGAAATTGGTCAAAATACAGAGGCTGTTCGTAACTCTGTAACTGATCTTAATCGTTTTGGTAAAGTTGTTAAACTTGCTGCTTTTAATCCTTTTGAATCTGCTCTTGATGCTCTCAATCAGTGCAATGCTGTCTCCGAAGGTACTtttaattttgtatttatatacatataaatacatgtTTTTGTACATATATCTGCTTGCTAATTGAATTGATATTTGAAAATGTTTGCAATTAGGTTTTAGGTCTTACTTTTTATAGAGATGTTTTATCTCTGGTTGCTGAAGGATGTTGAAGATTGTTACACATGTGTATAATTTATACATTCATAATCTTTTgcctttgattttttttttttgtgtaattTACTCTGCTTTCATAAAATCATGTTACTTTTGAAGTTATATGTAATACAGAGTAGCTATATGATTAATGTCTTTGATTAAAATTATGTTCATATTCATATATTCTGTTCTAGTTTGGTGAAATTTTTTCACTTAAGAAGAGATTAGATGATTCATTTGATGTTTAAATTGGTCCAATTTAACTGTAAATGTTGtactttttatgttttaagttgatAAACTTATTTCTTTTATGATATTTAGGGCAAATGACTGATGAATTGAGGAACTTTTTGGAACTGAGTCTGCCTAAGGTGAAAGAAGGTAAAAAGGCTAAGTTTAGTTTAGGAGTAGGTGAGCCTAAAATTGGTTCTCACATATTTGAAGAAACTAAGATCCCGTGCCAGAGTAATGAGTTTATTTCCGAGATTATTCGTGGCATTCGTTTTCATTTTGACAGGTTCATTGAGAATCTCAAGGTACTACTTTTGTGCATAATAGTTTGTTTTCGTATAAAGTTCATTCATTTTGTAATCATTTTAACTAATGACCTGGGTTTGCTTAAATATACATAGCCTGGTGACTTGGAGAAAGCTCAACTTGGTTTGGCCCACAGTTACAGCAGGGCAAAGGTGAAGTTTAATGTTAACCGTGTTGACAATATGGTCATTCAAGCAATCTTTCTACTCGATACTCTTGATAAGGATGTAAACTCATTCTCTATGAGAGTCAGGTTTGTTCATTTTGTTTGCGTTTTCTTTTGGTTTCAGCCATATGAACTGTGATAGCATACGAAGTTTACGATGTTTGATGCAGGGAATGGTACTCGTGGCATTTTCCTGAGCTAGTAAAGATTGTTAATGACAACTATCTTTACGCTAAACTCGCCAAATTTATTGACGATAAGTCAGCGTTGTCTGAAGATAAGTTAGAAGGCCTAGTTGATATACTTGGAGATGAAGATAAGGCAAAGGAAGTAATAGAAGCTGCTAAAGCATCAATGGGTATGGCTATAGTTGATACTTATATATTGTTATAAACGTTGGGGTTCTATAACCAGCCGAGTTTTTTAAGATTGGTCCGAGTACTCGGTCAACCTCGGTCAAAACTCGAGTTTACTCAGTCAAAAATTGGTCAGACTTGGTCAAACTTGGCCAAAACTTGGATTATTTGAAAAATTGgtcaaaagtcggtcaaagtcaaacttggtcaaaagtcggtcaaagtcaaacttggtcaacatcagaGTACTCCCGTGTTGCGAGTTCTCCTACCTTGATAAACGTAATTGCACATAATCagttgttttatatatattttttgtgtcTTCGTTTTCAGGGCAGGACTTGTCACCAGTTGACTTGATTAATGTGAAGATGTTTGCACAACGGGTGATGGATCTTGCAGAGTACAGGAAGAAGCTTTATGATTATCTCGTATCTAAAATGAGTGATATTGCACCAAATTTGGCTGCGTTGATTGGGGAAGTTGTCGGGGCCCGTTTGATATCTCACGCTGGTAGTCTTACAAATCTTGCCAAGTGTCCTTCATCTACTCTTCAAATTCTTGGTGCTGAAAAGGCTCTGTTTAGGTATATGTTATGCCTATATTATTAAGTGGTGGTTAAAGTAGTTGAATATTGTTGTTGATTGTTCTGTTTTGGTTTCAGGGCTTTGAAGACAAAAGGGAACACACCAAAATATGGTCttattttccattcgtctttcattGGACGTGCGTCTGCCAAAAACAAAGGTCGTATGGCTCGTTATCTAGCTAACAAGTGTTCGATTGCATCTCGTATTGACTGTTTCGCAGGTTTGTCAATATTCCTTTTCATATATTACTTTCTTAATCTTTTACTCTTTTTTGTGTTGCCTaaaaataattttattttattatttattatttaactaTATACAGAGAGCAGCACAACGTCTTTTGGAGACAAGCTCCGTGAACAAGTTGAGGAGCGTCTCGACTTCTATGACAAAGGTGTTGCACCTCGTAAGAACATTGACATGATGAAGTCTGCTATAGAAAATGCTGCAACTCAAGGTTCGAAAGTTTGTATTACACACATTTGGTCCTAAAACTTTTGTTTTTTAGAGGTTGATAACAAGAATATGTTGTTGATATTCATGTGCAGAAATGGATGTGGATAAAGCTTCTGAAACCGCTTCAAAGAAAAGCAAGAAAAAGAAATCGAAAGACAACGATGATGCAAAGGCA from Rutidosis leptorrhynchoides isolate AG116_Rl617_1_P2 chromosome 9, CSIRO_AGI_Rlap_v1, whole genome shotgun sequence harbors:
- the LOC139866361 gene encoding nucleolar protein 56-like, with product MALYVLHESSSGYALFLAHGIDEIGQNTEAVRNSVTDLNRFGKVVKLAAFNPFESALDALNQCNAVSEGQMTDELRNFLELSLPKVKEGKKAKFSLGVGEPKIGSHIFEETKIPCQSNEFISEIIRGIRFHFDRFIENLKPGDLEKAQLGLAHSYSRAKVKFNVNRVDNMVIQAIFLLDTLDKDVNSFSMRVREWYSWHFPELVKIVNDNYLYAKLAKFIDDKSALSEDKLEGLVDILGDEDKAKEVIEAAKASMGQDLSPVDLINVKMFAQRVMDLAEYRKKLYDYLVSKMSDIAPNLAALIGEVVGARLISHAGSLTNLAKCPSSTLQILGAEKALFRALKTKGNTPKYGLIFHSSFIGRASAKNKGRMARYLANKCSIASRIDCFAESSTTSFGDKLREQVEERLDFYDKGVAPRKNIDMMKSAIENAATQEMDVDKASETASKKSKKKKSKDNDDAKADDKENAVANGDAAEAKSGKKKKKRTLEEESWPATNGLNTENGTEKKKKKKSKDVEMEDDVPAVTESKKKKKKKSAE